In Thunnus thynnus chromosome 4, fThuThy2.1, whole genome shotgun sequence, the DNA window CATGAATCAGATGAATCAGATGGGCCACCATGGCatgcatcagcagcagcaccaacATCAGCAGATGGGTCAGTTCCATGGAGCTGGAGGTGGACCTGGAGGCGGAGGGTATGGGATGGGAATGACCAGTCCCCCCCAGGCCAGTCCAGGAATTAACGGCCCCCCACACAATGTCATGGGCTCACCCCGAGTCCGAGGAAGCCCCAAGATGGGTGCCAGCCCCTTCTCTCCAGGAGGTATGAACCAAACCTCTCTAGAACTCTCAACTATTAATATTCTTATTAATTCCATGTAGAAAATCACAACATCTTAAATCACACATATTCTGATACTTGTTTTACTAACTTCATGAATTGCTCACATGGATGTGTCCTTTGCAGGTATGAACTCTCCAATGAGCTCCAGTCACCCTGGTAACTctggaggcggaggaggagggacCACCAccttctccagcagctccttGAATGCCCTCCAAGCCATCAGCGAGGGAGTGGGCAATCCAATGCCCTCCCCCCTTACCTCTCCTCCCGCACACAAGCCTGACAGCTCGCCAAGCATCAACTCCACCAACCCGGCAGCAGGAGGACCCTGTAAACCGGGCCTCCCAGCCCACTGTGACTCCAAGAGCCCAGGCAGCTCACTGGGGCCTGGAGGAGAGCAGCAACCTCAGCAGCACCCACACACCCCCACCAGCGAGGGCCCTCCTGACAAGCCAGACAGCCAGGCAAGCAGAGAAGCGGGACCGGCCGGGGGAGAATCCAACCGACGAGTACCTGACAACAAGTGCCACAAGAAGCTTCTGCAGCTCCTCACCTCCCCTACAGATGAGCTGGTGCCACCTAATCACACACCAAGCTCTGGGCCCAGCTCCACACCTGAGGCTAAAGACGGAACAGCTGGCGTCACCAGCCCCTCCTCGTCAACAGGAGTGTCTTCCTCTACAGGCGGGAGTCACGGTGCAGTGTCCTCTTCCGGTGCCGCAGGACATTTCACAAGTCAGTCACTACAGGAGAAGCACAAGATCCTCCACAAGCTTCTGCAGAATGGGAACACTCCCGACGAAGTGGCTCGCATCACAGCTGAGGCCACTGGGAAGAGCAGCTTGGAGTCAGGGGGACCGGAAGCTGGGGCTGCAGCTCCTGGAGGGGTTAGGGGATCAGATACAAAGCAGGAGCAGCACAGCCCTAAGAAGGAGAAGCCCCACGCACTCCTTCACTACCTCCTCAATAACGACGACTCTAAAGAGGGTGGTGATATCAAGCCAAagctggaggagatggaggggaggggagcTCAGGGGGCAGGGGTCACCAGCTCTGAGCCCCACCCAATGGATGGCAAGGTGAAGTTGGAGCCATCTGATGAGGTAAGGGTTTTGCCCAAAATAACGAAACATCTCATTTTGCACACAAGTTGTTAGATGTAGTTTAAAATACACAGCagaacattgttttttaatcGTTCTTGTTCCTCTATGTTTCAGACGGAGACCCTGGAGACCATTCTGGGTGTTCCCAGGAACAGCTCTGGCTTCTACCCTGAACCAGACTCCAGAGCAGGGAAGGAAGTGGGaaacaaacagggaaatatgccTGACAGTTTACATGGTAAGCCAGTCAGTCTATTTAGTGCAATACCAtctcttgttctttttcagTGTGCAGTCTTAATGTTGGAACCTAAATGAGTCGGGGTATGTGACCtaactttgtttgtttcatgtgtttcagatgGGGAGAGAGGCCCTATGCCTCCAAGTCAGCGAGGCGCCTATCAAAGAGCTTTGTCCATGGATGCCAAGCCCATGGGTGGAGAGGGAGCAGTTGGAGGCGGGCTGGCTGGGAGAAGAAATGTCCCCTGTCCCACATTGGTCAAACAGGAGAACATGGATGCTCCGATCCGACCTGGAGGGGCACCCAATGGCTTTACCGGAGGCATGGGTGTATGTCCACCACGAGGCAATCCAACAAGTAACTTAACTACTTATTTATTATCATGCCCAAGCCTGATTTTCCATGAGGATTTCTATGACTTTCTATGGGGATGTTTGGTCCCacaatatttctttctttaaagctataatatgtaattattccacattaaaatgtctaaaaactactagacctatgttatatattttgttgagttgtggacttacattatcccaaatttttccaacaattttcaaaccctgAGAAATAcgtaattttaatcaaagtaacggtcagtttcatttggtcacctgtcaatggcgtcataacCCCTCTACCGAAGAGTGCACACACgcaagataatacatcagtcTTGTAGTTGTCTGCTGGAAAGTGTCAtgaattgacttttattcagttttaagccataTTTTTTCAATAGACCTTTTTgatcttggtcgtttttaactatatcttttaaccgaatgaaggattttagtcattggatatctggatcttaagtttaagttatcagagaaacaagctgagcaaatatTAGCAGCAGCACAGTGAGCAGCCCTTCCTGGACGTCCTGTGCCTGCTGAACAGTGTCAGAGAAGCACTGATTTTTTTCgttaaactgctttattcagtgttctTACCCATTTTAATCACCAAGTCTGTTTGTtctagagaggaggagacctctgagGATAATTCAGGTCCCAATAAAAACATCCTTAACGATAAACACTGAAGTAATCTTAACCCGCAGAAGCcagttgtttaacaatgaagataataactcccatgatcccaagCTACTTCACAACgtcatcaaactctgtcttttgttactgttttgattgagagagcCCTAGCgacagaaattacatattgtgcatttaaagttTTCACTTAAACCCACCATGTTTGAATGTACAGAGGCTTATGATCCAGTATTTGCTATGTTGCTAAGCTCACTGATTAAACACTGTTTATGGTCTTTGTGTTGATCAGGAGGTATGGGCAGAGGAATGGGAATGCCCCAGCGCCCTCCCATGGCAGGGCCAGGGGACTGGGGGATGCCAAGGTCCAGCGGCCCTGTGGCCGGACCAGGCCACCCAGGCATGAGTCGCTCTGGTCCAATGGGAGGACCCATGATCAACCGCTCCAACAGTGTGCCCGCTAACACCAGATCTATGCTGCAACAGCAACTCATGGATATGGGTATGTCACATGTCTCAATTGTAGTGTGTGAGACGCATAGTTGCATGTGCTTGTGCCAAAATGATAAATACGATAGTGTATACACAATGTTCTGCAAGTTAAAATTGTTGCATTATTTGCACATAATGTACAGGATATAAGTATTCACCTATACATTACATAGAGAAAATCATACCCTAcacatttgtgaagctgtaCTAAGTGAATGTTTGGTGCTTTTACTTAATAAGAGTAATGTGATTAAGTGCAGTGAATATCAGAGTTACTACCATTTTCagttatttgattaattgtttcagctctgtaTTGATCTTACATCACCTACTATCTCATCTGTAGGTGCCAATGAAAGCAGTATGGGTATGAGCCCGTTTGGTGGACACGGGCCCCCACCTCAGTCCCCCTCTTGGCCAGACTCTGCCATGGGAATGGACAGACCAAGGACTAACACAAACAGGTAAACCCTTTGCACTGGTCCCAACTCACAAGCTGACATTGAAGTGTCTGTGATTGCAGTAAGCTTTTCTTCACTCCTTTGCATTAATACTGTACAGAAGTAATAGAAATGACTTAACATCTCCTGTGTCATTTGTTGTGTTAGGGAGCAGTTTGGGCACCCCCTGGATGAGCTCCTAGGGCCCCTCGCCAACAGTGAGGGCCCAAGTGATGAACGGGCacttctggaccagctggactCTCTGCTCAACACAGCTGATGTCATTGCTCTGCAAGAGATAGACCGAGCCCTAGGCATCCCTGAAATTGTAGGCCAGGTACAGGACACAGTCCTAGTTACAGTATACATTATGTATTGCTTGTACTCATTTTGTTAATAGTCATATGTTAACATAATTTTGCACAAAGTCAAGTTCAATTTGAAAATGGTAACAAATACAAAGTGTATTTTGTAAAGGGGGCATTAGGGAGCCCAAATGAACTTCAGTGCCTGCCCAAAAATAATTCTAAATTATAATGTAATGTTTGAATGAAGTTCTGATATTGTAATAAGACAATTACATTTGATGGCATTTGAATGTGGGGTCTTTGTAGATCATCAACTTGAATGCTTGCTTGTGGAAAATGTTGAACACACTTCCAGTGTTTTGTAATTTCATGTTCTCCAGGTGGTCTGTAAACCTGTTGTGATACTTGTGGTTCtcatgctgttgttttgtgtctgtatattttatttctctgcatTGAGTGCAACTTCATGAAAAACTTCTAACCATCCTTGTGTTGATACTGCAGCTAAGTTTACTTTGTGACAAACTAGCATGACATGCAACTTCTCTGTACTCCAGACCCATGGACCTGAGGGCCACCAGCAGGGTCAGGATCAAGGCCAGGGTCAGTGCCCGCCGTCAGAGCCTTTCCCAGGGCCGGACTCCTCCATAGGCATGGACCAAAAACCCATGTATAGCCAAGGCTACCCCGGGCCCCCAGGCCCCCCCTCCATGGGCATGCAGCCCGGTTATGGTGGAAACACAATGCAGGGCCAGTCTCCTGCAGGCTTCAACCCCATGATGAATCAAATGGGCCAGACTGGGGGCTTCCCCGGCATGGCGGGCATGGGTGCTATGGGCAACCCCCGCGCAAACATAAGACCTCGTATGATGACTGCCACCAAGCCTCTCCGACTGCAGCTACAGCAGAGACTACAAGGACAGCAGGTGatctcactcacacacgcacacagaatATTCATCCTAAAGGTGACCTTCCATATTATTACATTGAACATATAGCAGGTCACCTTGTTTCTGAGAAGGAGTGGGTGGCTTCTTGGATGCTATGTTAATAATGAACATCAAAATGAACAAGCTGTCTTTATCTTGTCTCATCTGGCAGTTTATGAACCAGACCCGACAAGGCATGAAGATGGAAAACGCCCCTGGTGGAAACCCTGCCATGCGTCCAGGCATGCAACCTGGTATGCAGCCTGGCATGCAGCCTGCAGGCATGGGTGGTCAGGTATGTAATCAGCACTTCCTCACATCTACTGTATTGTGCGTCCACTTGTCAAGTCACCAATTGTAGAAGAATGGAGGTCAAAGTCTTGCTGTTTGTCTGCAGCCTGGTTTCCTGAACGCCCAGATGATGGCTCAGCGGAGCAGGGAGATGATGACCATGCAGATGAAGAGGCAGCggatgatgatgctgatgcaGCAGGCGCAGGGTGCAGCAGGAGGCTTCAGCCCTCCCCCAAATGTCACAGCACCAGGAGGCATGGACAGCCCCATGGGAGGCCCCCCCATGAACCAGCCTGGACAGCAGGGCTTCAACTATGGAGGTAACTATGGTGAGTTGACTGAGACAGAGCTGGTTGTCTGTATCATTTCCTCGTGGATGTTAAATATTCACTCATGACTGTTGTCTTGTTGTTGTACTTGCAGGGATGAACCAACAGGGGGACCCATCATTCATGGCTCCAGGTAGCAGCCCATCAGGAAACATGATGACAGGGCGAATGGGAGGTCCTCCTCAGAGCAACATGATGCCAGGGATGCAAGGAAATCCACAGGGAGGGCCCATGTACGCATCAGGAGACATGAAGGGCTGGCCACAGGGTGGCATGCCACGCAACAAGTAATTAAGCTTACTAGAGCTAATTAAGATATACATGTAgatatacattttattattatttagggCCCATTCAAGTCAACCTGTAGGATTGTGGCGTAATTATCACCATTTTACCAACATACATTCAAAAGaaacttttctctgtttttgtggGTCCTCCAGCTCATACCCCCAGCAACAGTTCCCCCAGCAGGCCAACCAGGGCCAGTTTGGACCCATGATGATGAACAACTCCATGGGCAGACCTGGGCCGGTCAGCGGGGCCAGTGCAGGCCAGATGGGCCAAATGCCAGGACAGATGCAGGGCCAGATGCAGGGCCAAATGGGCATGAACCCCATGGGAATGGGAAGGATGCCAATGGGACCTGATCAGGTAACATAATACTTTGAATCACAGAAGTTATGAAGTCTTACATGTGTTTCAGCTTATGCTTtaaaacacagctgcactgCACAGCTCacggtttttttttctttctctgcagaAGTATTGCTGATAACCTGTGGCTGACAGCAGAATCTGGAGCCTTCTATCTTTGCCAGAGCGGTCTGGGCCCCGAGAAGAGCTgtacccacacaaacacacacacacacacaaacacacacacacaggtctccAGCATCAAACGTGACATCAGCACAACACACTGCTCATCCAGGAGGAAGTGGGCTACAAGGACAAACTTGCGCCGGGTTTCTTCTCCCAACTGAAGTCTCACGTACTGTAAACCTGTTTAGGTGATgcgcaaaaacacaaaatgtcagtGTGCTTGTGctcgtttgtgtgtgttcacgtgAATAACCTGGAGCTGTCGGGCAGTATTCAGCGTCACAGCCAGGCTGCAGAACGGGACTATGGTACAACTGGCTGTGGCTGCACTTTACCTGGAGGCTTCtgtatggaaaaaaaaggattgaTGCAATATTTCCTCATCATTACAGCCTTACTAGAAATTCAATGCCTTCACAACAAtgggtttttcttttctttttcttatccTTTGGATGCGCCTCATTCTTAAAGTCATTGGAAGCTATAAGCACACAGTTTACTATGTTATGCAGATCGGAGCAATAACTCTTTGCCTCTATGCTTTAGACTGTAACTGAGCATCATAACCCCTGTTATAAGCAAACGAATGGTACTGCAGTATTAGATGTCTCAAATGTCCTCTGTGAATATGAATTGTAAATATTCTAC includes these proteins:
- the ncoa3 gene encoding nuclear receptor coactivator 3 isoform X1, which codes for MSGVGDNSMEPLCSDRKRKLSTCDTPGLGCDKRRREQESKYIEELAELISANLSNIDSFNVKPDKCAILKETVRQIRQIKEQGKSSCSADDVQKADVSSTGQGVIDKDHLGPLLLQALDGFLFVVNREGSIVFVSDNVTQYLQYKQEELINTSVYNIIHDEDREEFHKNLPKSNAPNGPSWGGEAPRQKSHTFNCRMLVNFVHGQSHGMSEERPGGQRYETMQCFALTQPRAMMEEGEDLQSCMICVARRITAVERTERFSTRHELSGKLIEIEQQSSLHTTMRPGWEDLVRRCMQMFLNRSEGQPWSYKRHYQEAFHNGHAETPLYRFSLSDGTPVTAQTRSELCRNPSTNEPHSFLSTHLLQREQNGYRGNQGGGMRPQNMGVNNPNQQMNMGPGGGMGMNRGYGMAEQGNMAQRGVPPYAGGNRMNPMNQMNQMNPMHQMNQMNSMHQMNNMGQMNQMNSMHPMNSPMNSMNQMGPMNQMNQMGHHGMHQQQHQHQQMGQFHGAGGGPGGGGYGMGMTSPPQASPGINGPPHNVMGSPRVRGSPKMGASPFSPGGMNSPMSSSHPGNSGGGGGGTTTFSSSSLNALQAISEGVGNPMPSPLTSPPAHKPDSSPSINSTNPAAGGPCKPGLPAHCDSKSPGSSLGPGGEQQPQQHPHTPTSEGPPDKPDSQASREAGPAGGESNRRVPDNKCHKKLLQLLTSPTDELVPPNHTPSSGPSSTPEAKDGTAGVTSPSSSTGVSSSTGGSHGAVSSSGAAGHFTSQSLQEKHKILHKLLQNGNTPDEVARITAEATGKSSLESGGPEAGAAAPGGVRGSDTKQEQHSPKKEKPHALLHYLLNNDDSKEGGDIKPKLEEMEGRGAQGAGVTSSEPHPMDGKVKLEPSDETETLETILGVPRNSSGFYPEPDSRAGKEVGNKQGNMPDSLHDGERGPMPPSQRGAYQRALSMDAKPMGGEGAVGGGLAGRRNVPCPTLVKQENMDAPIRPGGAPNGFTGGMGVCPPRGNPTRGMGRGMGMPQRPPMAGPGDWGMPRSSGPVAGPGHPGMSRSGPMGGPMINRSNSVPANTRSMLQQQLMDMGANESSMGMSPFGGHGPPPQSPSWPDSAMGMDRPRTNTNREQFGHPLDELLGPLANSEGPSDERALLDQLDSLLNTADVIALQEIDRALGIPEIVGQTHGPEGHQQGQDQGQGQCPPSEPFPGPDSSIGMDQKPMYSQGYPGPPGPPSMGMQPGYGGNTMQGQSPAGFNPMMNQMGQTGGFPGMAGMGAMGNPRANIRPRMMTATKPLRLQLQQRLQGQQFMNQTRQGMKMENAPGGNPAMRPGMQPGMQPGMQPAGMGGQPGFLNAQMMAQRSREMMTMQMKRQRMMMLMQQAQGAAGGFSPPPNVTAPGGMDSPMGGPPMNQPGQQGFNYGGNYGMNQQGDPSFMAPGSSPSGNMMTGRMGGPPQSNMMPGMQGNPQGGPMYASGDMKGWPQGGMPRNNSYPQQQFPQQANQGQFGPMMMNNSMGRPGPVSGASAGQMGQMPGQMQGQMQGQMGMNPMGMGRMPMGPDQKYC
- the ncoa3 gene encoding nuclear receptor coactivator 3 isoform X2, which codes for MSGVGDNSMEPLCSDRKRKLSTCDTPGLGCDKRRREQESKYIEELAELISANLSNIDSFNVKPDKCAILKETVRQIRQIKEQGKSSCSADDVQKADVSSTGQGVIDKDHLGPLLLQALDGFLFVVNREGSIVFVSDNVTQYLQYKQEELINTSVYNIIHDEDREEFHKNLPKSNAPNGPSWGGEAPRQKSHTFNCRMLVNFVHGQSHGMSEERPGGQRYETMQCFALTQPRAMMEEGEDLQSCMICVARRITAVERTERFSTRHELSGKLIEIEQQSSLHTTMRPGWEDLVRRCMQMFLNRSEGQPWSYKRHYQEAFHNGHAETPLYRFSLSDGTPVTAQTRSELCRNPSTNEPHSFLSTHLLQREQNGYRGNQGGGMRPQNMGVNNPNQQMNMGPGGGMGMNRGYGMAEQGNMAQRGVPPYAGGNRMNPMNQMNQMNPMHQMNQMNSMHQMNNMGQMNQMNSMHPMNSPMNSMNQMGPMNQMNQMGHHGMHQQQHQHQQMGQFHGAGGGPGGGGYGMGMTSPPQASPGINGPPHNVMGSPRVRGSPKMGASPFSPGGMNSPMSSSHPGNSGGGGGGTTTFSSSSLNALQAISEGVGNPMPSPLTSPPAHKPDSSPSINSTNPAAGGPCKPGLPAHCDSKSPGSSLGPGGEQQPQQHPHTPTSEGPPDKPDSQASREAGPAGGESNRRVPDNKCHKKLLQLLTSPTDELVPPNHTPSSGPSSTPEAKDGTAGVTSPSSSTGVSSSTGGSHGAVSSSGAAGHFTSQSLQEKHKILHKLLQNGNTPDEVARITAEATGKSSLESGGPEAGAAAPGGVRGSDTKQEQHSPKKEKPHALLHYLLNNDDSKEGGDIKPKLEEMEGRGAQGAGVTSSEPHPMDGKVKLEPSDETETLETILGVPRNSSGFYPEPDSRAGKEVGNKQGNMPDSLHDGERGPMPPSQRGAYQRALSMDAKPMGGEGAVGGGLAGRRNVPCPTLVKQENMDAPIRPGGAPNGFTGGMGVCPPRGNPTRGMGRGMGMPQRPPMAGPGDWGMPRSSGPVAGPGHPGMSRSGPMGGPMINRSNSVPANTRSMLQQQLMDMGANESSMGMSPFGGHGPPPQSPSWPDSAMGMDRPRTNTNREQFGHPLDELLGPLANSEGPSDERALLDQLDSLLNTADVIALQEIDRALGIPEITHGPEGHQQGQDQGQGQCPPSEPFPGPDSSIGMDQKPMYSQGYPGPPGPPSMGMQPGYGGNTMQGQSPAGFNPMMNQMGQTGGFPGMAGMGAMGNPRANIRPRMMTATKPLRLQLQQRLQGQQFMNQTRQGMKMENAPGGNPAMRPGMQPGMQPGMQPAGMGGQPGFLNAQMMAQRSREMMTMQMKRQRMMMLMQQAQGAAGGFSPPPNVTAPGGMDSPMGGPPMNQPGQQGFNYGGNYGMNQQGDPSFMAPGSSPSGNMMTGRMGGPPQSNMMPGMQGNPQGGPMYASGDMKGWPQGGMPRNNSYPQQQFPQQANQGQFGPMMMNNSMGRPGPVSGASAGQMGQMPGQMQGQMQGQMGMNPMGMGRMPMGPDQKYC
- the ncoa3 gene encoding nuclear receptor coactivator 3 isoform X3, whose translation is MSGVGDNSMEPLCSDRKRKLSTCDTPGLGCDKRRREQESKYIEELAELISANLSNIDSFNVKPDKCAILKETVRQIRQIKEQGKSSCSADDVQKADVSSTGQGVIDKDHLGPLLLQALDGFLFVVNREGSIVFVSDNVTQYLQYKQEELINTSVYNIIHDEDREEFHKNLPKSNAPNGPSWGGEAPRQKSHTFNCRMLVNFVHGQSHGMSEERPGGQRYETMQCFALTQPRAMMEEGEDLQSCMICVARRITAVERTERFSTRHELSGKLIEIEQQSSLHTTMRPGWEDLVRRCMQMFLNRSEGQPWSYKRHYQEAFHNGHAETPLYRFSLSDGTPVTAQTRSELCRNPSTNEPHSFLSTHLLQREQNGYRGNQGGGMRPQNMGVNNPNQQMNMGPGGGMGMNRGYGMAEQGNMAQRGVPPYAGGNRMNPMNQMNQMNPMHQMNQMNSMHQMNNMGQMNQMNSMHPMNSPMNSMNQMGPMNQMNQMGHHGMHQQQHQHQQMGQFHGAGGGPGGGGYGMGMTSPPQASPGINGPPHNVMGSPRVRGSPKMGASPFSPGGMNSPMSSSHPGNSGGGGGGTTTFSSSSLNALQAISEGVGNPMPSPLTSPPAHKPDSSPSINSTNPAAGGPCKPGLPAHCDSKSPGSSLGPGGEQQPQQHPHTPTSEGPPDKPDSQASREAGPAGGESNRRVPDNKCHKKLLQLLTSPTDELVPPNHTPSSGPSSTPEAKDGTAGVTSPSSSTGVSSSTGGSHGAVSSSGAAGHFTSQSLQEKHKILHKLLQNGNTPDEVARITAEATGKSSLESGGPEAGAAAPGGVRGSDTKQEQHSPKKEKPHALLHYLLNNDDSKEGGDIKPKLEEMEGRGAQGAGVTSSEPHPMDGKVKLEPSDETETLETILGVPRNSSGFYPEPDSRAGKEVGNKQGNMPDSLHDGERGPMPPSQRGAYQRALSMDAKPMGGEGAVGGGLAGRRNVPCPTLVKQENMDAPIRPGGAPNGFTGGMGVCPPRGNPTRGMGRGMGMPQRPPMAGPGDWGMPRSSGPVAGPGHPGMSRSGPMGGPMINRSNSVPANTRSMLQQQLMDMGANESSMGMSPFGGHGPPPQSPSWPDSAMGMDRPRTNTNREQFGHPLDELLGPLANSEGPSDERALLDQLDSLLNTADVIALQEIDRALGIPEIVGQTHGPEGHQQGQDQGQGQCPPSEPFPGPDSSIGMDQKPMYSQGYPGPPGPPSMGMQPGYGGNTMQGQSPAGFNPMMNQMGQTGGFPGMAGMGAMGNPRANIRPRMMTATKPLRLQLQQRLQGQQFMNQTRQGMKMENAPGGNPAMRPGMQPGMQPGMQPAGMGGQPGFLNAQMMAQRSREMMTMQMKRQRMMMLMQQAQGAAGGFSPPPNVTAPGGMDSPMGGPPMNQPGQQGFNYGGMNQQGDPSFMAPGSSPSGNMMTGRMGGPPQSNMMPGMQGNPQGGPMYASGDMKGWPQGGMPRNNSYPQQQFPQQANQGQFGPMMMNNSMGRPGPVSGASAGQMGQMPGQMQGQMQGQMGMNPMGMGRMPMGPDQKYC